The Vidua macroura isolate BioBank_ID:100142 chromosome 9, ASM2450914v1, whole genome shotgun sequence genome has a window encoding:
- the GPR88 gene encoding probable G-protein coupled receptor 88 has protein sequence MPNASSWSASSPLLLLWEDSSSTRIFLSLLYAVLAISGTLSNVMVIYLVFSFKKLQTTSNAFIVNGCAADLSVCALWMPQEAVLGLLPPNSSSLRSAEYRLLRGGLLGLGLTVSLASHLLVAFNRYVLITKLPSVYQALYQRRHTGCMIGLSWALALLPVPLLPGLWTLGSAQSDGSSRYTALLLALAVLGQTALLLHCYLGIVRRVRGSAKRVSVLNFHLLHQLPFPAAPPPPRRAQRRLSSVSVLLLCCVFLLGTQPLVWVSLLGFFLRPAPPALQAASWLLLCSLSALNPLLYTWRSEEFRRAARSVLPRGEGPAAAPRPAAAAAGPAGAPPCPQLPRRRGTGSSASAAAAPR, from the coding sequence ATGCCCAACGCCTCTTCCTGGAGTGCTAGCTcgcctctgctgctgctctgggaggacTCCTCCAGTACCCGCATCTTTCTGTCGCTGCTCTACGCAGTCTTAGCTATCTCAGGGACTTTATCCAATGTGATGGTCATCTATTTAGTCTTCTCCTTCAAGAAGCTGCAGACAACCAGCAATGCCTTCATCGTGAACGGCTGTGCGGCAGACCTGAGCGTGTGCGCCCTGTGGATGCCccaggaggctgtgctggggctgctgcccccCAATTCCTCCTCCCTTCGCTCGGCGGAGTACCGGCTGCTCCGAGGGGGGCTCCTGGGCCTCGGCCTCACCGTCTCCCTGGCCTCGCACCTGCTGGTGGCTTTCAACAGGTATGTGCTCATCACCAAGCTGCCCAGCGTGTACCAGGCCCTCTACCAGCGGAGACACACGGGCTGCATGATCGGGCTCTCCTGGGCCCTCGCCCTGCTCCCGGTCCCGCTGCTGCCCGGGCTCTGGaccctgggctcagcccagtCGGACGGCAGCTCTCGCTACACCGCCCTGCTCCTCGCCCTGGCCGTACTGGGCCAGACCGCGCTGCTGCTCCACTGCTACCTCGGCATCGTGCGGCGGGTGCGGGGCAGCGCCAAGCGGGTCAGCGTCCTCAACTTCCACCTGCTGCACCAGCTGCCCttccccgccgcgccgccgccgcctcgccgCGCCCAGCGCCGCCTCAGCAGCGTCTCcgtcctgctgctctgctgcgtGTTCCTGCTGGGCACCCAGCCCCTGGTCTGGGTGAGCCTCCTGGGCTTCTTCCTgcgcccggcgccgccggcGCTGCAGGCcgccagctggctgctgctctgctcgcTCTCGGCCCTCAACCCGCTGCTCTACACGTGGCGCAGCGAGGAGTTCCGCCGGGCGGCCCGCTCTGTCCTGCCCCGCGGCGAgggcccggccgccgccccacgccccgcggccgccgccgcgggcCCCGCCGGCGCCCCGCCCTGTCCGCAGCTGCCGCGGCGCCGGGGCACGGGGAGCAGCGCcagcgccgcggccgcgccgcgctGA